The genomic DNA GTGTCATAGGCACCATCAGCGCTTACTGCTTTCACTTTGCGCCGCAGCGGTCTCAACAAGGTGGGTAACACTTCACTATCGTGAACCCAGTCCATCGAGACCTCAGCACTCACTATCTGATGGCTCTGGGCATCTACTGCCATATGCAGTTTTCGCCAGACTCGACGCTTTTCAGCGCCGTGTTTACGCACCTTCCACTCTCCTTCGCCAAACACCTTAAGACCTGTAGCATCGATAACGAGGTGAGCCGCTTGACCTTGGCTAGGTAGGCGATAGTTGACTTCAACAGTCTTTGCTCGCTTGCTTATACAACTGTAATCGGGAGATTTTAAGTCGACCTTGAGCAGGCGAAACAATGAGTTGATGAAGCCTTCAAGAGCACGCAGTGGTAACTTAAATACGCCTTTAATCATCAGCGCAGTTGCGATAGCGGTGTCACTGTAAGTTTGGCTGCGCCCTCGACGACCACTGCGCTCAGTGTTATTCCATAGTTCTATGGCTTTCTCATCCATCCAGAAGGTCAATGAGCCGCGTTGCTTCAGTGCACTGTTGTACTGCTTCCAGTTGGTGATGTTGCCTTTCGCTTTACCCATATTTGGTGACCCGACAGATATAGATACAGATCAGATCCGCGACTGCTGAGTTAGTTCAATCTGATTTAGGAAACAACGCCGTTTTGCAGCGAAAAACCTCGCTTTAAACGAAGGCTGGAAAACCCTCAGCGCGCCCAGCCCATTTACCACCGAGCGGCTGTTAGTGGGCCAGTTTTCAGTAGCTGCGCCGCTGCTAGCCACTCTCATCAAACAGCTTCAGCCAAAGGCACTGCTTAAGAAAAGTGCCAAAGTATTAATTCATCCCATGGCGATGGTAGAAGGTGGATTATCGGAAGTGGAACAGCGGATTTTCAAAGAATTGGCCTTGAGTTCAGGCGCCCATAAGGTGGTGGTGCATGTAGGCAAAGAGTTGAGTGATGAAGAAGCTAGAGCCTTACTGAAAAGCTCTTAAATAGCAGAATAGCCGATGCTACAAAGTTAGCTAATAATGGGAAGAGCGACTCAATCCAATGGCAAGAATGAAACCCAAGCGCAAAAGCCTACGAGTCTTTAATTCAGTTTAAAGCG from Agarivorans gilvus includes the following:
- a CDS encoding IS5 family transposase, which codes for MGKAKGNITNWKQYNSALKQRGSLTFWMDEKAIELWNNTERSGRRGRSQTYSDTAIATALMIKGVFKLPLRALEGFINSLFRLLKVDLKSPDYSCISKRAKTVEVNYRLPSQGQAAHLVIDATGLKVFGEGEWKVRKHGAEKRRVWRKLHMAVDAQSHQIVSAEVSMDWVHDSEVLPTLLRPLRRKVKAVSADGAYDTRQSYQEVQRKKAVALIPPRKNAGMWEAGHPRNVAVKALKQGELENWKRDNAYHLRSLSETAMYRFKQLLSDKLSLRCYNAQVGEIMAGVCALNKMSRLGMPVRQLAE